In one Ornithinimicrobium pratense genomic region, the following are encoded:
- a CDS encoding SDR family NAD(P)-dependent oxidoreductase, whose protein sequence is MTHTPRTVLITGASSGIGRATALQLADEGANLVLLARSLDVLQTVRQECEDRGAKALVTVADVRDVEALDAAFAGARTAFGVLDGVVHSAGSLAYGRFEDVPAEVFNSSIEATLIGTANVARCALREFKEAGGGSLVFLGSLLGKISTPFMSSYITAKWGVHGLVRTLQIEARSTPGIHISLVSPGGVDTPVYLQAGTYLGRHGRPPPPVDPPEKVARAVVRALDRPRRETSVGLANHVVVGGFRLSPAVYDLLVTSLMKTGGLSRGEVPNSPGNVLAPLPLGEAVHGRWGRRWTSGLSLAGSPVAAVTPGTPPGEQIVDQSPGVVTVTREVEAPSQAVWDVLADGWSYATWVVGASRVRDVDVTWPAQGAQVHHSFGLWPALINDATTVERSVEPSLLVLTARGWPLGEARVVISITPRGERACTVKIAEDASRGPGKLLPRPGRQLAIGPRNVEALRRLAFLAEGRFRNGETSA, encoded by the coding sequence GTGACCCACACGCCCAGGACCGTGCTCATCACCGGAGCCTCCAGTGGCATCGGTCGGGCGACGGCCCTGCAGCTGGCCGATGAGGGCGCGAACCTCGTCCTGTTGGCTCGCTCTCTCGACGTGCTGCAGACCGTCCGTCAGGAGTGCGAGGACCGGGGGGCCAAGGCCCTGGTGACCGTCGCCGACGTGCGCGACGTCGAGGCTCTGGACGCCGCCTTCGCTGGCGCTCGCACCGCCTTTGGCGTCCTGGACGGCGTTGTGCACTCCGCGGGGTCCCTTGCCTATGGCCGGTTCGAGGACGTTCCGGCAGAGGTGTTCAACAGCTCCATCGAGGCCACGCTGATCGGCACCGCGAACGTCGCGCGATGCGCGCTGCGGGAGTTCAAGGAGGCAGGCGGCGGGAGCTTGGTGTTCCTCGGCTCGCTGCTCGGCAAGATCAGCACCCCCTTCATGAGTTCCTACATCACGGCGAAGTGGGGAGTTCACGGCCTCGTGCGGACCCTGCAGATTGAGGCCCGCAGCACGCCGGGCATCCACATCAGCCTCGTCTCGCCCGGGGGCGTCGACACCCCGGTCTACCTGCAGGCGGGGACCTACCTGGGCCGGCACGGCCGCCCGCCACCCCCGGTGGACCCTCCGGAGAAGGTGGCTCGCGCCGTGGTCCGCGCCCTCGACCGTCCCCGTCGCGAGACCTCTGTCGGGCTGGCCAACCATGTCGTGGTGGGCGGGTTCCGCCTGTCCCCCGCGGTGTATGACCTCCTCGTGACATCGTTGATGAAGACCGGTGGGCTCTCGCGCGGGGAGGTCCCCAACTCGCCTGGCAATGTCCTGGCGCCGCTGCCCCTGGGGGAGGCGGTCCACGGAAGGTGGGGTCGCCGTTGGACCAGCGGGCTCTCGCTCGCCGGCTCCCCCGTCGCCGCCGTCACCCCAGGCACGCCGCCCGGAGAGCAGATCGTGGATCAATCCCCTGGCGTCGTCACCGTCACGCGAGAGGTCGAGGCCCCGAGCCAGGCGGTCTGGGACGTCCTCGCCGACGGGTGGTCCTACGCGACGTGGGTCGTGGGTGCCTCTCGCGTCCGCGACGTCGACGTGACCTGGCCGGCGCAAGGTGCCCAGGTCCACCACTCCTTCGGTCTCTGGCCCGCCCTGATCAACGACGCGACCACGGTCGAGCGCTCCGTCGAGCCCTCCCTGCTCGTCCTCACCGCCCGCGGCTGGCCCCTGGGCGAGGCGCGGGTCGTCATCTCGATCACTCCCCGCGGCGAGCGGGCCTGCACAGTGAAGATCGCGGAGGACGCCTCCCGCGGGCCCGGCAAGCTCCTGCCCAGGCCGGGGCGCCAGCTGGCGATCGGGCCGCGCAACGTCGAGGCGCTTCGGCGGCTGGCCTTCCTGGCCGAGGGGCGCTTCCGCAACGGCGAAACCAGCGCCTGA